The proteins below are encoded in one region of Campylobacter rectus:
- a CDS encoding metal-sulfur cluster assembly factor translates to MKEKIYAALSNIVDPEVGFDIVSLGLIYDATCDENGKAKVTMTLSTRSCPLHEMILGWVETAVLGIDGVKECEIDLVWEPAWSIEMASDEVKAALGA, encoded by the coding sequence ATGAAAGAAAAAATCTATGCCGCGCTCTCAAATATCGTCGATCCCGAGGTCGGTTTTGATATCGTGTCCTTGGGGCTCATTTACGACGCGACTTGCGACGAGAACGGCAAGGCGAAAGTCACGATGACGCTATCTACGCGCTCATGCCCGCTGCACGAGATGATACTAGGCTGGGTAGAGACGGCGGTGCTAGGCATCGATGGCGTAAAAGAGTGCGAGATAGACCTCGTATGGGAGCCCGCGTGGAGTATCGAGATGGCGAGCGATGAGGTGAAGGCGGCGCTAGGAGCGTGA
- a CDS encoding ABC transporter permease, which produces MSLTKYLLFKYLRFDKTQPFIMLSALLAFLGVGVGLMVLIVAMAIMNGFDKEFERKLFTMNYPITILSAIRGNIDESDVSKLQQKFPNLKFSPYIMSQVIIKGANSFEGGLLFGVNSTDEKQINSVVAAGLEDRELDGYGLLVGQGVKNEMMINENDKLTLIFTKNDPSGFALTPKMKRFDVVSSFSSGLVAYDKSYLYTSVEALRKILDYEEGKFDGIHVFSNDPFADIEKISRELRLGQKAIGWWQQNGNFFSALALEKRALFIVLMLIILVASLNIVSSLLMTVMNRRQEIALLLSLGASKAEIKKSFFALGATIGGGGIVFGLVLGLFGVWLLGSFDIVNLPADVYGSAKLPMELSLLDLTMILVGAVIIVAFSSFYPAKKAAQINVLETLRNE; this is translated from the coding sequence ATGAGCCTAACCAAATATCTACTCTTCAAATATCTACGGTTTGACAAAACCCAGCCATTTATTATGCTTTCGGCGCTTTTGGCGTTTCTGGGTGTGGGCGTCGGGCTCATGGTGCTCATCGTCGCGATGGCGATTATGAACGGCTTTGACAAGGAGTTTGAGCGCAAACTTTTCACGATGAACTACCCGATCACGATCCTCTCCGCCATACGCGGCAACATCGACGAGAGCGACGTTAGCAAGCTGCAGCAAAAGTTTCCGAATCTCAAATTTAGCCCCTATATCATGAGTCAGGTTATCATCAAGGGCGCAAATAGCTTCGAGGGCGGACTGCTTTTTGGCGTAAATTCGACCGACGAAAAGCAGATAAACTCGGTCGTGGCGGCCGGTCTTGAGGACCGCGAGCTTGACGGATACGGCCTGCTCGTAGGTCAAGGCGTCAAAAACGAGATGATGATAAACGAAAACGACAAACTCACGCTCATTTTTACTAAAAACGACCCGAGCGGCTTCGCGCTAACGCCTAAAATGAAGCGCTTTGACGTCGTGAGCTCGTTTAGCTCGGGGCTCGTAGCCTACGACAAAAGCTACCTCTACACGAGCGTGGAGGCGCTGCGCAAGATCTTGGACTATGAGGAAGGCAAATTTGACGGTATACACGTGTTTTCAAACGATCCGTTCGCCGACATCGAAAAGATCTCGCGCGAGCTGCGATTGGGGCAAAAGGCCATCGGTTGGTGGCAGCAAAACGGCAACTTTTTCTCCGCCTTGGCGCTCGAAAAGCGCGCGCTTTTCATCGTTTTGATGCTCATCATCCTGGTTGCCTCGCTAAATATCGTAAGCTCGCTACTTATGACCGTTATGAACCGCCGCCAAGAGATCGCGCTACTGCTCTCGCTCGGCGCCAGTAAGGCCGAGATAAAAAAGAGCTTTTTCGCCCTCGGAGCCACGATAGGCGGAGGCGGGATAGTGTTTGGGCTCGTGCTCGGGCTCTTTGGCGTGTGGTTGCTCGGCAGCTTTGACATCGTAAATTTGCCGGCCGACGTCTACGGTAGCGCGAAACTTCCTATGGAGCTATCTTTACTTGATCTTACTATGATCTTAGTCGGAGCGGTCATCATCGTGGCGTTTTCGTCGTTTTATCCGGCTAAAAAAGCCGCGCAGATAAACGTGCTCGAGACGCTTAGAAACGAGTGA
- the secA gene encoding preprotein translocase subunit SecA: protein MITAFMQKVFGTKNDREVKKYFRRVAYINSLESKYQAMSDDELRAKFNEFKAQVQNGEKNQDELLDDVFAIVREASKRTLNMRHFDVQLIGGMVLNDGKIAEMKTGEGKTLVASLPVVLNAMSGKGVHVVTVNDYLAKRDATQMGEIYKFLGLSVGVILGGEYDDSARKAAYDSDITYGTNNEFGFDYLRDNMKMDFKDKVQREHNFVIVDEVDSILIDEARTPLIISGPTNRTLDGYIKANEVARQMKRGEPPATPQEKATGDFTVDEKNRTIAITEEGISKAEKLFGVANLYDMENAILSHHLDQALKAHNLFEKDVHYVVRDGQVVIVDEFTGRLSEGRRFSEGLHQALEAKEGVKIQEESQTLADITFQNYFRLYKKLSGMTGTAQTEATEFSQIYKLDVVSIPTNVPVIRKDNNDLIYKTENEKFKAVIDEIKKAHDRGQPVLVGTASIEKSEKLHNLLVKEKIPHSVLNAKNHEKEAEIIAQAGARGAVTIATNMAGRGVDIRIDDEVRNLGGLYIIGTERHESRRIDNQLRGRSGRQGDPGVSRFYLSLEDNLLRIFGSDRIKAIMTRLGIEEGESIDSKMVTRAVENAQKKVESLHFESRKHILEYDDVANEQRKTVYKFRNELLDPNFEVGEKIKQNRAEFVEHLLAQAEIYAGEPKSEYNLEKLSSVIISNGALMQPDELKDLDYAELEEKITAKFESDYEEKMGVIGEGQRKYLEKVLCLQVLDTAWREHLYQMDILKTGIGLRGYNQKDPLTEYKKESFNLFMELVSRIKFESIKLLTAVRLSFSEPTESAPQEAQDNETASAPESDEKPGKKVSRNAPCPCGSGKKYKDCHGKSGPKKGAFAEDWDKI, encoded by the coding sequence ATGATAACGGCGTTTATGCAGAAGGTATTCGGCACGAAAAACGACAGAGAAGTAAAAAAATATTTCAGACGCGTTGCCTATATAAACTCGCTTGAGAGCAAATATCAAGCGATGAGCGACGATGAGCTGAGGGCTAAATTTAACGAATTTAAAGCACAGGTGCAAAACGGCGAAAAGAACCAAGACGAGCTGCTGGACGATGTGTTTGCCATCGTGCGCGAGGCCAGTAAAAGGACGCTAAATATGCGCCATTTCGACGTTCAGCTAATCGGCGGCATGGTGCTAAACGACGGCAAGATCGCCGAGATGAAAACGGGCGAAGGTAAAACCCTCGTAGCAAGCCTACCGGTCGTGCTAAACGCGATGAGCGGTAAGGGTGTGCACGTCGTGACCGTAAACGACTACCTAGCCAAACGCGACGCGACGCAAATGGGCGAAATTTATAAATTTCTAGGCCTTAGCGTCGGCGTGATACTAGGCGGCGAATACGACGACTCGGCGCGAAAAGCCGCATACGACAGCGATATCACGTACGGTACGAATAACGAATTCGGCTTTGACTACTTGCGCGACAATATGAAAATGGATTTCAAAGACAAGGTGCAAAGAGAGCATAACTTCGTCATCGTGGACGAGGTTGATAGTATCCTCATCGACGAGGCCAGGACGCCGCTCATCATCTCAGGTCCCACAAACCGCACGCTAGACGGCTACATCAAAGCAAACGAAGTCGCGCGCCAGATGAAGCGCGGCGAACCGCCTGCGACTCCGCAAGAAAAGGCAACCGGCGACTTTACCGTCGATGAGAAAAACCGCACGATAGCGATCACCGAAGAAGGCATCTCAAAGGCTGAAAAGCTCTTTGGCGTGGCAAATCTCTACGATATGGAAAACGCGATTTTGAGCCATCACCTAGACCAAGCTCTAAAAGCGCACAATCTCTTTGAAAAAGACGTGCACTACGTCGTTCGCGACGGGCAAGTCGTCATCGTCGACGAATTTACGGGGCGTCTTAGCGAAGGACGAAGATTTAGCGAGGGCTTGCACCAAGCGCTCGAGGCCAAAGAAGGCGTAAAGATCCAAGAAGAGAGCCAAACGCTAGCAGATATTACATTTCAAAACTATTTTAGGCTTTATAAAAAACTATCGGGCATGACGGGTACGGCGCAGACGGAGGCGACCGAGTTTTCACAAATTTACAAGCTTGACGTCGTATCGATCCCGACAAACGTGCCTGTTATCAGAAAAGACAACAACGACCTTATCTATAAAACAGAAAACGAGAAATTTAAAGCGGTAATAGACGAGATCAAAAAGGCTCACGACCGCGGTCAGCCCGTACTTGTTGGCACCGCCTCGATCGAAAAGAGCGAAAAGCTGCACAACCTACTCGTAAAAGAAAAGATCCCGCACTCCGTGCTAAACGCTAAAAATCACGAAAAAGAGGCCGAGATCATCGCTCAAGCCGGCGCTCGCGGCGCGGTTACGATCGCTACGAACATGGCCGGACGCGGCGTAGATATCCGTATCGACGACGAGGTGCGAAACCTAGGCGGCCTATACATCATCGGCACCGAAAGACACGAAAGCCGCCGTATCGACAACCAGCTGCGAGGCCGTTCGGGACGTCAGGGCGATCCCGGAGTGAGCCGCTTTTATCTAAGCCTTGAGGATAATCTACTTCGAATATTCGGCAGCGACCGCATCAAGGCGATAATGACTCGCCTTGGTATCGAAGAGGGCGAAAGCATCGACTCGAAGATGGTCACCAGAGCCGTCGAAAATGCGCAAAAAAAGGTCGAGAGCCTGCACTTTGAATCGCGAAAACATATCCTCGAGTATGACGACGTCGCAAACGAGCAGCGAAAAACGGTGTATAAATTTAGAAACGAGCTACTTGATCCGAATTTCGAAGTCGGCGAAAAGATCAAACAAAATCGCGCCGAATTCGTCGAGCACCTGCTAGCTCAGGCCGAAATTTACGCAGGCGAGCCAAAGAGCGAATACAATCTCGAAAAACTAAGCTCCGTGATAATCTCAAACGGTGCGCTAATGCAGCCTGACGAGCTAAAAGATCTCGACTACGCCGAGCTAGAGGAAAAGATAACGGCGAAATTTGAGTCCGACTACGAGGAAAAAATGGGCGTCATAGGCGAGGGTCAGCGCAAATACCTAGAAAAGGTGCTTTGCCTGCAAGTCTTAGATACCGCATGGCGCGAGCATCTATATCAGATGGATATCCTAAAAACCGGCATCGGACTACGCGGCTACAACCAAAAAGACCCGCTCACCGAGTATAAAAAAGAGAGCTTTAACCTCTTTATGGAGCTCGTTAGCCGCATCAAATTTGAAAGCATCAAGCTGCTAACCGCGGTAAGACTAAGCTTCTCCGAGCCTACCGAGTCTGCGCCGCAAGAAGCGCAAGATAATGAAACCGCTAGCGCACCCGAGAGCGATGAAAAGCCCGGCAAAAAGGTATCGCGAAACGCCCCGTGTCCGTGCGGAAGCGGTAAAAAATACAAAGACTGCCACGGCAAGAGCGGCCCTAAAAAAGGAGCTTTTGCGGAGGATTGGGATAAAATTTAG
- the lolA gene encoding LolA-like outer membrane lipoprotein chaperone, giving the protein MKKILAFLLFCASAFGVTLNFVTLQSDFVQTITSENETVDYFGKFYAKSNNRAYWIYERPTPKKIYFDKNRVVVIEDALEQAIISKFEKAPNLIDVVRNAVKITDTLYKAKYDGVEYLITVKNYIPTRIDYEDKLGNKIKITLSNTKKDFKISDDLLTPVIPSYYDIINQ; this is encoded by the coding sequence ATGAAGAAAATTTTAGCATTTTTGCTCTTTTGTGCCTCGGCTTTCGGCGTTACGTTAAATTTCGTCACGCTTCAAAGCGACTTCGTGCAAACCATCACGAGCGAGAACGAAACGGTTGATTATTTCGGTAAATTTTACGCAAAAAGCAACAACCGCGCCTACTGGATCTACGAGCGCCCGACGCCTAAAAAAATCTACTTTGATAAAAACCGCGTCGTCGTGATCGAGGATGCGCTCGAGCAAGCGATCATCTCAAAATTTGAAAAGGCGCCGAATTTGATCGACGTCGTTAGAAACGCGGTTAAGATCACCGACACGCTCTATAAGGCCAAATACGACGGCGTAGAGTACCTAATCACCGTCAAAAACTACATCCCGACAAGGATCGACTACGAGGATAAGCTCGGCAACAAGATCAAAATCACGCTGAGCAATACCAAGAAGGATTTTAAGATAAGCGATGATTTGCTGACGCCGGTGATACCGTCGTACTACGATATCATAAACCAATAA
- a CDS encoding ATP-dependent DNA helicase, translating to MLNQLLEILKKSNVFLTGRGGVGKSHLTQAVIKHYKSELKNVVVLGSTGIAAVNVGGVSVHSFFKFGICSNLEELRGYDRKQRNKLGELKKMLDVCDLIVIDEISMISAGLMDMIYYRLMSSRFVGRVMLVGDFYQLPPVRKNGDDGNSLFKFLYAFNSSSWHEFEFKNIELVVSKRTKDKKFYDILSMLRVGRLSEEVFAYIENLRVPSVQVDDDTSVLFGRNYEADELNNKMLSKLPAPLERAEALVEIYDENLNENALDRWIANLYAPEILNIKIGAKVIFTVNKWGEYYNGERGQIMQILKENGEIKSVIVQKADGEIVEVERSRFDMSEFVMAGEHLEERARASLTQFPLKLAYAITIHKSQGMSIENLVCDLNHIFANGQLYVALSRAIDPKKLRIFYGKARPFREYLQSVVKIDEEVEKFYLENKFENIKEDV from the coding sequence GTGTTAAACCAGCTGTTAGAAATATTAAAAAAATCAAACGTTTTTCTCACCGGGCGCGGCGGCGTGGGTAAAAGCCACCTCACACAAGCGGTCATCAAGCACTATAAAAGCGAGCTAAAAAACGTCGTGGTGCTGGGCAGCACCGGCATCGCGGCGGTAAACGTCGGCGGAGTGAGCGTGCATAGCTTTTTTAAATTCGGCATTTGCTCAAACCTTGAGGAGCTGCGCGGCTACGACCGCAAACAGCGAAATAAACTTGGCGAACTAAAAAAGATGCTCGACGTCTGCGATCTCATCGTAATAGACGAGATCTCGATGATAAGTGCGGGGCTGATGGATATGATTTATTACCGTCTGATGAGTTCGCGATTCGTCGGGCGCGTGATGCTCGTGGGCGACTTTTACCAGCTGCCGCCCGTGCGAAAAAACGGAGATGACGGCAACTCGCTCTTTAAATTTCTTTATGCTTTTAACTCTAGCTCGTGGCATGAATTTGAGTTTAAAAATATCGAACTAGTCGTCTCAAAACGTACGAAAGATAAGAAATTTTACGATATCTTATCCATGCTTCGCGTCGGGCGGCTTAGCGAAGAGGTATTTGCATATATAGAAAATTTACGCGTGCCAAGCGTGCAGGTAGATGACGATACGAGCGTGCTTTTTGGACGAAACTACGAAGCGGACGAGCTAAATAACAAGATGCTATCTAAACTACCCGCGCCGCTTGAAAGAGCCGAGGCGCTAGTGGAAATTTACGATGAAAATTTAAACGAAAACGCTCTGGATCGCTGGATCGCAAACCTCTACGCGCCTGAAATTTTAAATATAAAAATCGGCGCGAAAGTTATATTTACCGTAAATAAATGGGGTGAGTACTATAACGGCGAGCGCGGACAGATAATGCAAATTTTAAAAGAAAACGGCGAGATAAAAAGCGTCATCGTGCAAAAAGCTGACGGCGAGATCGTCGAGGTGGAGCGCTCAAGATTTGACATGAGCGAATTCGTGATGGCGGGCGAACACCTCGAGGAGCGTGCGAGGGCGTCTTTGACGCAGTTTCCGCTAAAGCTGGCCTACGCGATCACGATCCACAAATCCCAAGGTATGAGCATCGAAAATTTAGTCTGCGACCTAAATCATATCTTTGCCAACGGGCAGCTCTACGTCGCGCTATCTCGGGCGATCGATCCGAAAAAGCTGAGGATATTTTACGGCAAAGCTCGGCCGTTTAGAGAGTATTTGCAAAGCGTCGTTAAAATAGACGAAGAGGTCGAGAAATTCTATCTTGAAAACAAATTTGAAAACATTAAGGAAGACGTATGA
- a CDS encoding bifunctional C40 family peptidase/M15 family metallopeptidase produces the protein MKFDKFILSAAVTLAILGGCASPKDARGAVNLQGQGANAASAHDMPEEIADENLGHISYLEFDVDQNANALPMLPFEAQSSGEALLQKRFNALDLKAPLATAKDAFWALEYYKNTAKRQYYFSNMRKIPNEWFEKVRKNASMDSFGKVLLPAITTANASLRNLPTDEAVLYNPVRAGEGLPFDYAQLSFISIGYPLYVSHFSADGAWAFVGSDNVWAWIKSTEIKILSANAVQELKNSKFLSVIKDEEPVYDKNGNFLFYGRIGAILPFQSEDRFKFYGKIQTQSGLKNYEISKQSASRFPLKFSDENVRALASSLLGQSYGWGGFGGKRDCSLFLQDFLGSFGVWLPRNSKAQGQIGKVVSLANLSAEEKLHVIKTQAVPYRTLFHMNGHIMLYAGLRGGEPLAVHDVWGIRTKDNGRAMIGGVAITTLKIGSDVSEIDPKRLLVSRINSMNTFEVTSGEEAVRAKKSAIEKAYGVKIVGNEVIFADGSKVKFDDGEAKDTAHLLNLADVEDTFAQPYPLFKPLALPSNDAGRYRNYELLDKIYGASEAEVKANLTDVVWLKDHGGKTFKFNSKNGAAAALQAVSNELDALVAKKPELLKFLDNPSGTFNWRVIAGTKRKSAHSYGIAIDINTDKSDYWRWSKDGSYRNQIPEEIVRVFEKHGFIWGGRWVSFDTMHFEYRPEFGHLR, from the coding sequence TTGAAATTTGATAAATTTATACTCTCTGCGGCGGTAACGTTAGCGATACTAGGCGGTTGCGCATCGCCAAAAGATGCCCGGGGCGCGGTAAATTTGCAGGGTCAAGGCGCTAACGCGGCATCGGCGCACGATATGCCGGAGGAGATCGCGGACGAAAATTTAGGCCATATCAGTTATCTGGAATTTGACGTCGATCAAAATGCAAATGCGCTGCCGATGCTGCCTTTTGAAGCGCAAAGTAGCGGCGAAGCTCTGCTGCAAAAACGCTTTAACGCTCTTGATCTAAAAGCTCCGTTAGCAACCGCAAAAGACGCGTTTTGGGCGTTAGAGTACTACAAAAACACGGCAAAAAGGCAGTATTATTTCTCAAATATGCGCAAAATCCCGAACGAATGGTTTGAAAAAGTGCGCAAAAACGCGAGCATGGATAGCTTCGGCAAGGTTTTGCTGCCTGCGATAACGACGGCAAACGCGAGTCTGCGAAATCTACCGACCGATGAAGCCGTACTGTATAATCCCGTGCGCGCGGGCGAGGGGCTGCCGTTTGACTACGCCCAGCTCTCTTTCATCTCGATCGGCTATCCGCTTTACGTTTCGCACTTTTCGGCCGACGGCGCGTGGGCATTCGTCGGTAGCGATAACGTCTGGGCTTGGATAAAATCGACAGAAATCAAAATTTTAAGCGCAAACGCCGTGCAAGAGCTAAAAAATTCTAAATTTTTAAGCGTTATCAAAGACGAAGAGCCCGTCTACGACAAAAACGGCAACTTTTTATTTTACGGACGCATAGGCGCGATTTTGCCGTTTCAAAGCGAGGATCGGTTTAAATTTTACGGCAAAATCCAAACCCAAAGCGGGCTAAAAAACTACGAGATATCAAAACAAAGCGCGAGCCGCTTTCCGCTTAAATTTAGCGACGAAAACGTAAGAGCGCTGGCGTCATCGCTGCTCGGGCAAAGCTACGGCTGGGGCGGGTTCGGCGGCAAGCGAGACTGCTCGCTGTTTTTGCAGGATTTCCTCGGTAGCTTTGGCGTGTGGCTGCCGCGAAACTCAAAGGCGCAAGGCCAAATCGGCAAGGTCGTGAGCCTGGCAAATCTAAGCGCGGAAGAAAAACTGCACGTCATCAAAACACAAGCCGTGCCGTATAGAACGCTGTTTCACATGAACGGGCACATCATGCTATACGCGGGCCTGCGCGGAGGCGAACCGCTCGCCGTACACGACGTCTGGGGTATCCGCACGAAAGATAACGGCAGAGCTATGATCGGCGGCGTGGCGATCACGACGCTAAAAATCGGCTCGGACGTCTCCGAAATCGATCCAAAGCGCCTGCTGGTCTCGCGGATAAATTCGATGAATACCTTTGAAGTGACTAGCGGCGAGGAGGCGGTGCGCGCGAAAAAATCGGCAATCGAAAAAGCCTACGGCGTGAAAATCGTCGGCAACGAGGTGATTTTTGCTGACGGCAGTAAGGTTAAATTTGACGACGGCGAGGCAAAGGACACGGCGCATCTGCTAAATCTCGCGGACGTCGAGGATACTTTTGCGCAGCCTTATCCGCTCTTTAAGCCTTTGGCGCTACCTAGCAATGACGCGGGTAGATACCGAAACTACGAGCTTTTGGATAAAATTTACGGCGCGAGCGAGGCGGAAGTGAAGGCAAATTTAACGGATGTCGTTTGGCTAAAAGATCACGGCGGTAAAACGTTTAAATTTAACTCCAAAAACGGCGCGGCAGCAGCTCTGCAAGCCGTCTCAAACGAGCTTGACGCGCTAGTGGCAAAAAAGCCCGAGCTGCTAAAGTTTCTTGACAATCCGTCAGGTACGTTTAACTGGCGCGTGATTGCGGGCACCAAGCGCAAGAGTGCGCACTCCTACGGCATCGCAATCGACATAAATACCGACAAGAGCGACTACTGGCGCTGGAGCAAGGACGGCAGCTACCGCAATCAAATCCCCGAGGAGATCGTGCGCGTTTTTGAAAAACACGGCTTCATCTGGGGCGGGCGCTGGGTTAGCTTTGATACGATGCACTTCGAGTATAGGCCGGAATTTGGGCATTTGAGGTAA
- a CDS encoding DUF523 domain-containing protein has translation MKNKPKILISACLLGENCKYNGDNNANAICADELAKLRQIYELIAVCPECLGGLTTPREPAEICANGRVITKFSGRDVTREFLLGAQICADIARENGCKIAVLKERSPSCGSGEIYDGSFTGRLISGDGIAAAALKKLGVRIVGESALAKLNLEKEAENGRVDKR, from the coding sequence ATGAAAAATAAACCCAAAATTTTAATCAGCGCCTGTTTGCTCGGCGAAAACTGCAAATATAACGGCGACAATAACGCAAACGCCATTTGCGCAGACGAGCTTGCTAAGCTTAGGCAAATTTACGAGCTCATTGCCGTTTGTCCGGAGTGCCTGGGCGGACTGACGACTCCGCGCGAACCGGCCGAAATTTGCGCAAACGGACGGGTGATAACCAAATTTAGCGGCCGCGACGTGACGCGAGAGTTCCTCTTAGGCGCGCAAATTTGCGCCGATATTGCCCGCGAAAACGGCTGTAAAATCGCGGTTTTAAAAGAGCGAAGCCCAAGCTGTGGAAGCGGCGAGATCTACGACGGTAGCTTTACTGGGCGGCTCATTAGCGGCGACGGGATAGCTGCAGCAGCGCTAAAAAAGCTGGGCGTTCGCATCGTCGGCGAGAGCGCGCTTGCGAAGCTAAATTTAGAAAAAGAGGCGGAAAACGGCCGAGTGGATAAACGTTAA
- a CDS encoding D-amino-acid transaminase: MNGIVYLNGEFIDAAAAKVSAFDRGFIFGDGIYEVVPVLNGRLVDRDDFWERFERSLAAIELNLPLSKSDFGGVLEEVVWRNNLKEGGVYMQITRGVADRDFKFIKGLKPTCFVFCYEKDIVANPDAATGIEVVSVEDIRWKRRDIKSISLLAQCYAKEQAVKAGAYEGFMVENGFVTEATSSSAFIIKDNVLITKPLSNEILPGIRRKVILGFAEKAGLEIRQRPFTMQDVYEADEVFISAATLPILPVVKADGKSINGGKVGKYVPILRQMYIDRIKKEAGI, from the coding sequence ATGAACGGGATAGTATATCTAAACGGCGAATTTATAGACGCGGCGGCGGCCAAAGTTAGCGCATTTGACCGCGGATTTATCTTTGGCGACGGCATCTACGAGGTGGTGCCCGTGCTAAACGGACGGCTCGTGGATAGGGATGATTTTTGGGAGAGATTTGAGAGGAGCCTAGCCGCGATCGAGCTAAATTTGCCGCTTTCAAAAAGCGATTTTGGGGGTGTTTTAGAGGAAGTAGTCTGGCGAAATAACTTAAAAGAAGGCGGCGTCTATATGCAGATCACTCGCGGTGTCGCTGACAGGGATTTTAAATTTATAAAAGGCTTAAAGCCGACTTGTTTCGTGTTTTGCTACGAAAAAGACATAGTCGCAAACCCTGACGCCGCAACCGGTATCGAGGTCGTTAGCGTCGAGGATATCCGCTGGAAGCGCCGCGACATCAAGTCCATCTCGCTTTTGGCGCAGTGCTACGCCAAAGAACAAGCCGTAAAAGCCGGCGCCTACGAGGGTTTTATGGTCGAAAACGGCTTTGTGACCGAGGCGACTAGCTCGTCGGCGTTTATCATAAAAGATAACGTCCTGATAACCAAACCACTCTCAAACGAGATTTTACCGGGCATCCGTCGCAAAGTGATCCTGGGTTTTGCCGAGAAGGCGGGGCTAGAGATCAGGCAGCGACCGTTTACGATGCAGGACGTTTATGAGGCCGACGAGGTGTTTATCTCGGCTGCGACGCTACCGATACTGCCCGTAGTCAAGGCCGACGGCAAGTCGATAAACGGCGGCAAAGTCGGTAAATACGTGCCGATACTAAGGCAAATGTATATAGATAGGATCAAAAAAGAGGCCGGGATTTAA
- the rsmH gene encoding 16S rRNA (cytosine(1402)-N(4))-methyltransferase RsmH has product MNSPHVPVLLDEVLRAFEGIKSGVIVDCTLGYGGHSGAILEQNQNVNLIACDQDEEAINFSSERLKKFGQRAQIFKSKFSEILNKIEQTQIRGILADIGVSSLQLDKNERGFGLKSENLDMRMDAQAKFSAYDVVNSYSARELERIFEGYGELPNPAKFAAKIVEARQNGEIKSAERLAQIIGLKGVNGRSVSAATLAFQAIRIEVNNELGELQNLLQGIEDSQIDECVVAIIGFHSLEDRIVKNKFKQWAQSCICPPQALKCTCGGDNALGKIVSKKAITPSAAEVKANPRSSCAKMRIFKISRGKNAR; this is encoded by the coding sequence TTGAACTCCCCCCACGTTCCCGTGCTGCTTGATGAAGTTTTGCGAGCTTTTGAAGGTATAAAAAGCGGCGTTATAGTTGATTGCACGCTCGGATACGGCGGGCATTCCGGCGCGATTTTGGAACAAAATCAAAACGTAAATTTGATAGCCTGCGACCAAGACGAAGAAGCGATAAATTTTAGTTCCGAAAGGCTTAAAAAATTCGGCCAAAGAGCGCAAATTTTTAAGAGCAAATTTTCAGAAATTTTAAACAAAATAGAACAAACTCAAATCCGCGGTATCCTGGCCGACATCGGCGTTTCGTCGCTGCAGCTGGATAAAAACGAGCGAGGATTTGGCTTAAAGAGCGAAAATTTAGATATGCGGATGGATGCGCAGGCTAAATTTTCAGCTTACGACGTCGTAAATTCTTATAGCGCGCGCGAGCTGGAGCGTATCTTTGAGGGCTACGGCGAGCTACCAAATCCAGCCAAATTTGCCGCTAAAATCGTAGAAGCCAGGCAAAACGGCGAGATAAAAAGCGCCGAACGCCTCGCGCAAATAATCGGGCTAAAGGGCGTAAACGGACGCAGCGTTAGCGCGGCTACGTTAGCTTTTCAGGCGATAAGGATAGAGGTAAATAACGAGCTTGGCGAGCTGCAAAATTTGCTCCAAGGCATCGAGGATTCGCAAATCGACGAGTGCGTCGTAGCGATAATCGGCTTTCATTCGCTAGAAGACCGTATCGTAAAAAATAAATTTAAGCAGTGGGCGCAAAGCTGCATTTGCCCGCCGCAAGCTCTAAAATGCACGTGCGGAGGAGATAACGCGCTGGGTAAAATCGTTAGTAAAAAAGCGATAACGCCAAGCGCTGCCGAGGTCAAGGCAAATCCGCGCTCAAGCTGCGCTAAAATGAGGATTTTTAAAATTTCAAGAGGTAAAAATGCAAGATAA